Within the Streptomyces sp. NBC_00353 genome, the region GTAGACCTTGTTCAGCGGCGCGGACCACATCTCGGTCGGGTCCTCCACGAAGACGGCCGGAAGCGGCCCTTCCTGCACCTGGTAGCCGGGGCCGACCAGCACCTCGCCGTCGAGTCCGTCGCGGCTCGCCGCCAGCGCCAGCGGACCGACCTCCGCCTCGATCTTGGACAGCGCGAGTCCGGCGAGCTGCCGGTCCAGCGTCAGCGAGGTCAGCAGCTTGTGCTCGCCCGCGTGGTAGACCTGCGCGCCCTGACCGCAGACCGCGATGCCGTTGTAGCCCAGGTCGTCCAGGATGTGGCGGGTCCACGGGACGGCCCGACCGGTGACGATGATGTGCGCGGCACCGGCCGCCGTCACGGCGGCCAGTGCCTCGCGGGTGCGCTCGGAGACCGTGTCGTCGTTACGCAGCAGCGTGCCGTCGAGGTCGGTCGCGACGAGCTTGTAGGGGAAGGTCACTTGGCGACCGGTTCCAGAACCTCACGCCCGCCCAGGTACGGACGGAGCACCTCGGGCACCCGCACCGAACCGTCGGCCAGCTGGTGGTTCTCCAGGATCGCCACAATGGTGCGCGGTACGGCGCAGAGCGTGCCGTTCAGGGTGGCGAGCGGCTGAACCTTCTTGCCCTCGCGCATCCGGACGGAGAGGCGACGCGCCTGGAAACCGTTGCAGTTCGACGCCGAAGTCAGCTCGCGGTACTTGCCCTGGGTCGGGATCCACGCCTCGCAGTCGAACTTCCGGGAGGCCGAGGACCCGAGGTCGCCGGTGGCCACATCGATCACCTGGAACGGCAGCTCAAGTCCGGTGAGCCACTGCTTCTCCCAGTCGAGGAGACGCCGGTGCTCGGCCTCGGCGTCCGCCGGGTCGACGTACGAGAACATCTCGACCTTGTCGAACTGGTGGACCCGGAAGATGCCTCGGGTGTCCTTGCCGTACGTACCGGCCTCGCGGCGGAAGCACGGCGAAAAGCCGGCGTACCGCAGCGGAAGCTTGTCCGCGTCGATGATTTCGTCCATGTGGTAGGCGGCGAGCGGGACCTCGGAGGTGCCGACCAGGTAGTAGTCGTCCTTCTCCAGGTGGTACACGTTCTCCGCGGCCTGGCCGAGGAAACCGGTGCCCTCCATGGCGCGCGGGCGGACCAGCGCCGGCGTCAGCATCGGGATGAATCCGGCCTCGGTGGCCTGCGCGATCGCAGCGTTGACGAGGGCGAGCTCCAGCAGCGCGCCGACACCTGTCAGGTAGTAGAAGCGCGAGCCGGAGACCTTGGCGCCGCGCTCCACGTCGATGGCGCCGAGCGCCTCGCCGAGCTCCAGGTGGTCCTTGGGCTCGAAGCCCTCGGCGCCGAAATCGCGGATGGTGCCGTGCGTCTCGAGAACGACGAAGTCCTCCTCGCCGCCGACCGGCACGTCCTCGTGGACGATGTTGCCGAGCTGCAGCAGCAGGCTCTTGGCCTCCGCGTCCGCCTCGTCCTGTTCCGCGTCGGCGGCCTTGACGTCGGCCTTCAGCTGCTCGGCCTTCTTGAGCAGCTCGGTGCGCTCCTCGGGCGAAGCCTTGGGGATGAGCTTGCCGAGCGCTTTCTGCTCGGAGCGGAGTTCGTCGAAGCGGACACCGGACGACCTGCGCCGCTCGTCGGCGGAGAGAAGAGCGTCGACGAGTGCGACGTCCTCTCCACGGGCGCGCTGGGAGGCGCGAACACGGTCGGGGTCCTCACGGAGCAGGCGAAGGTCAATCACCCCTCCAGGCTACCGGTGTGCGCTTCCGTAGCTCGAACCGATATTGCCGAGCGTGTCACTTTGCCCGAATTGCCGGAATTAGCAATGCTGGGGCACGCTCGATGGCCGCAGTTGATCTTGGCTGTCAAATAAAGAGCCCCTATTCCCCTAAATGGGGTATTAAGGGGCTCCCGTTCTTGACGTACCGACCTTGCGTGGAGCGGGAGTTGGGGGTCGCTTGTCCACAGGGGGCGGTGACCCTCCGAAGTTATCCACAGGCTGTGAAGAAGATCTGTGGACACAGGAAGAGATCATTCCGAAAGCCGCATGAAGGCTCATGGATTCCCCGTTCAAACTCGCTTCACACACTCATTCGGGTGGGAATTCCTCGTCCTAAAGAGTTGATCAATGGAATTGAGGTGACACGGGCCGACCTGCGGGTCTGTGGAGGGGTGTGGGGTGACTGGAGCGATTTGTCGACCATGTCGTATTGGGGTGTCGACTTGTCCCCAGGTCGAGAACCAACCCTGTGGATAACTCTGCGGGTTGTGAAAATCGGCAGATAACACCGGTGATGGGCGCACGCCACCGCGGCACGAGGGCCGACACCCTGGATCCCGACTCTCGGCCCCGACCGTCAAGCGCGACCCTGGTCCCGACCGTCAGGCCGGACCGTCAGGCCCGACCGTCCTGATTCCGGGCCAGCCAGTCCGAGGCGTCCGTGAAGTCGGTGTCCGACGTCCCCGCACGCAGCGGCCGTACGTCCTCCGGCGCCACGCCGGCCCGCGGATACGAACCGAGGAACCGCACCTTCGGGCAGATCCGCTTCAGACCCATCAACGCCTCGCCGACCCTGCGGTCCGCGATGTGTCCCTCGGCGTCCACCGCGAAGCAGTAGTTCCCGATGCCCGCACCCGTCGGCCGTGACTGGATCAGCATCAGGTTCACCCCGCGCACCATGAACTCCTGGAGTAGTTCGAGCAGCGCACCGGGGTGGTCGTCGCCCAGCCAGATGACCACCGACGTCTTGTCCGCACCGGTCGGCGCCGCCGGCCGTGCCGGGCGGCCCACCAGGACGAAGCGAGTCTGCGCGTTCTCCGCGTCGTGGATCTCCGTCACCAGCGGTTCGAGACCGTACGTCGCCGCCGCGAACTCACCGGCGAAGGCGGCGTCGTACCGCCCCTCCTGTACCAACCGCGCACCGTCCGCGTTGGACGCGGCCGACTCCCACACGGCCTCCGGCAGATGGGCCGCCATCCAGTTGCGTACCTGCGGCTGCGCTGCCGGGTGGGCAGTGACCGTCTTGACGTCGGACAGCTTGGTGCCGGGCCGCACGAGCAGCGCAAAGGTGATGGAGAGCAGCACCTCGCGATAGATCATCAGCGGTTCGCCGGTCGTCAGCTCGTCGAGGGTCGCGGTGATGCCGCCCTCGACGGAGTTCTCGATCGGTACGAGTGCTGCCGCGGCAGCCCCGCTCCGTACCGCGTCCAGAGCCGCCGGTACGGAGACCATCGGGACAAGTTCCCGAGTGGCTGCTTCCGGGAGCGTACGGAGGGCGACCTCGGTGAAGGTGCCTTCGGGACCGAGATAGGCGTAGCGCGTGGCGGACATACCGTCACCCTAGTGCGCCGCGGTGGCTCACGACTCCAGCAGCCGCTGACCCACGTACTCCCCGTCCGCCGCGCCGCCCGGCACCGCGAACAGGCCGCTCGCCTCGTGCCGGATGAACGGCGACAGCGCGTCTCCTCGGTCGAGCTTGCGCTGCACCGGCACGAACCCCTTCAGCGGATCAGCCTGCCAGCAGATGAACAGCAGCCCGGCATCCGGAGTGCCGTCCGCCGCGATGCCGTCGTGGTACGAGAAGGGGCGTCGCAGCATCGCCGCGCCGCTGTTCCTTTCGGGGGAGGAGATCCGGGCGTGCGCGTTGTCCGGGATCAACAGCTTGCCGTCGGGCCCCGCCTTGTCGAGGTCCATCTCGGTGGTCTCGGTGCCACCGCTCAGCGGCGCACCGTCCGCCCTGCGCCGCCCTATGACCCGCTCCTGCCGGTCCAGCGGGAGCTTCTCCCAGTCGTCGAGCAGCATCCTGATCCGCCGCACGACTGCGTACGAGCCGCCGGCCAGCCAGGCGTATTTCGCGTCGTCGCCCTCCGCCGTGTGCGACGGGACGAAGATGCGCCGGTCGAAGTCGCTCTCCGACGGCTTCGGGTTTCCGGTGCCGTCGATCTGGCCCATCAGATTGCGGGCTGTCATCGGCTTGGCCGTGGCGCCGGGGGTGCGGTTGAAGCCGTTCATCTGCCAGCGCACCCCGGCGGTCGTGGCGGCCTCCTTCTGGATGGCGCGCAGTGCGTGGAAGGCGACGAGGGCGTCGTCGGCACCGATCTGCACCCAGAGATCTCCGCCCGAGCGCTTGGGGTCGAGCCGGTCGGAGGAGAACGGCGGCAGTGGGTCCAGTCCCGGCGGCCGATGGGCCGCCAGGCCCGTGCGTTCGAACAAGGTGTGCCCGAAGCCGAAGGTGACCGTCAGTGAGGACGGTCCGGCGTCCAGCGCGATCCCGGTGTCGTGTGTCGTGCCGTCCGCACTCCCGCCGGCGGTGGGTTCGCCGGCCATCAGCCGCTGGGCCACGGCGGACCATCGGCGCATCAGGGCGGCGGCTTCCTTCCGTCCCGCGCCGGGTGCCAGATCGAACGCGACGAGATGGCCGCGCGCCTGAAGCGGAGTGGTGATCCCCGGTTGATGTTTCCCGTGAAACGTTGCCCGGGCCGTGCCGATCGTCGCCAGCGCGGTCGGCTCGTCGGAGCGGGTGGCGGCGTAGCCCGTCGCGCCACCTGCCGCGCCCAGCACCAGTCCGGCCGCACCGGCCGCGCCCACACTGCCGAGGAGCCGCCGCCGGGAGAGGTCCCCCGTGGCGGCATCGGCTCCGGCATCCGTGCCGCGCTTGCTGCCTGCACCGTTCTTGCTGCTCGAGCCGCGCTTGCTGTTCGCGCTGCTCATGCTGGTTCCGCTCATGATCCTGCTCAGCCGATCTTCACGTTCTTGGCGATGGTGGTCTGATCGATGTCCGACGTACGCACGGTCACCGCGATCTTCCAGTTGCCCGCCATCGGGATCTGGACGCCGCTCGCCGTCCAGTGCCCCTCGGTGAGCCGGTCGGGGACGACGGGCAGCGGACCGATGTCCTTGGACGCGAGGGTGAAGGCGAGCTTCACCTCGGGGACGTCCATGGGCTGTCCGTCGGGGCCGTCGATCCACATGTGGAGCCCGTTGGCGCCGGTACGACCGGGGTCGATGTCCATCCGGACCGTCCCCTTGCCGTTCCGGCCGCCGGTGTCGAAAGGCAGGCTCACCGCGAGGGGGCCCGCGGTCGTGGGCGCGGATGCGGCCGTCGAGGTGCGGGCCGCTTCCTCCTCGGTACGTCCGGGCTCGGTCGAGGTCAGCACGGTCGTCACCGCCAACAGCGCGACCGCGACCCCGACTTCCGCCAGCACCGAGCGGCGGAGCCCGGACCGATCGGGATCGGCGTCGCGGATCCGCCTCTTCGTGGCGGTCGCCACGGCGGCCTTC harbors:
- the pheA gene encoding prephenate dehydratase, whose product is MSATRYAYLGPEGTFTEVALRTLPEAATRELVPMVSVPAALDAVRSGAAAAALVPIENSVEGGITATLDELTTGEPLMIYREVLLSITFALLVRPGTKLSDVKTVTAHPAAQPQVRNWMAAHLPEAVWESAASNADGARLVQEGRYDAAFAGEFAAATYGLEPLVTEIHDAENAQTRFVLVGRPARPAAPTGADKTSVVIWLGDDHPGALLELLQEFMVRGVNLMLIQSRPTGAGIGNYCFAVDAEGHIADRRVGEALMGLKRICPKVRFLGSYPRAGVAPEDVRPLRAGTSDTDFTDASDWLARNQDGRA
- the efeB gene encoding iron uptake transporter deferrochelatase/peroxidase subunit is translated as MSGTSMSSANSKRGSSSKNGAGSKRGTDAGADAATGDLSRRRLLGSVGAAGAAGLVLGAAGGATGYAATRSDEPTALATIGTARATFHGKHQPGITTPLQARGHLVAFDLAPGAGRKEAAALMRRWSAVAQRLMAGEPTAGGSADGTTHDTGIALDAGPSSLTVTFGFGHTLFERTGLAAHRPPGLDPLPPFSSDRLDPKRSGGDLWVQIGADDALVAFHALRAIQKEAATTAGVRWQMNGFNRTPGATAKPMTARNLMGQIDGTGNPKPSESDFDRRIFVPSHTAEGDDAKYAWLAGGSYAVVRRIRMLLDDWEKLPLDRQERVIGRRRADGAPLSGGTETTEMDLDKAGPDGKLLIPDNAHARISSPERNSGAAMLRRPFSYHDGIAADGTPDAGLLFICWQADPLKGFVPVQRKLDRGDALSPFIRHEASGLFAVPGGAADGEYVGQRLLES
- the serS gene encoding serine--tRNA ligase, translated to MIDLRLLREDPDRVRASQRARGEDVALVDALLSADERRRSSGVRFDELRSEQKALGKLIPKASPEERTELLKKAEQLKADVKAADAEQDEADAEAKSLLLQLGNIVHEDVPVGGEEDFVVLETHGTIRDFGAEGFEPKDHLELGEALGAIDVERGAKVSGSRFYYLTGVGALLELALVNAAIAQATEAGFIPMLTPALVRPRAMEGTGFLGQAAENVYHLEKDDYYLVGTSEVPLAAYHMDEIIDADKLPLRYAGFSPCFRREAGTYGKDTRGIFRVHQFDKVEMFSYVDPADAEAEHRRLLDWEKQWLTGLELPFQVIDVATGDLGSSASRKFDCEAWIPTQGKYRELTSASNCNGFQARRLSVRMREGKKVQPLATLNGTLCAVPRTIVAILENHQLADGSVRVPEVLRPYLGGREVLEPVAK
- a CDS encoding HAD family hydrolase, whose product is MTFPYKLVATDLDGTLLRNDDTVSERTREALAAVTAAGAAHIIVTGRAVPWTRHILDDLGYNGIAVCGQGAQVYHAGEHKLLTSLTLDRQLAGLALSKIEAEVGPLALAASRDGLDGEVLVGPGYQVQEGPLPAVFVEDPTEMWSAPLNKVYIQHPALDDDALAKAARGAVGSLVDVVMAGPGVVEILPLGLSKATGLSLAARRLGVKAADTLAFGDMPNDIPMFAWAQHSVAMANAHDDLKAVAHEITASNEDDGIAVVLEQLL